The Calditerrivibrio nitroreducens DSM 19672 genome window below encodes:
- a CDS encoding GRP family sugar transporter, which produces MYGITLIIISALMHALWNFFLKKSSDKHIFNYQMHMINLILMTLTYPIIFSNYLYFDTKPIMYGFMAGIFFSMYHLFLSKSYKTEDVSKVYPITTSSPIFVSILAMIFLNEKISILGFIGIITVILGILILNMNNIGKIKFTKGVYYALLASTSYSFGAVIEKSGVGKGNIFLYIYSVTFFMTLFLFIYSKHNSKGHIQFALKNINLLLPASIVLFLSVVTYRFGLERVNVSYATSIRQINALFGVIVGILFLKEPFEKKRIVGALTIILGIIFIKKGM; this is translated from the coding sequence ATGTATGGGATAACGTTGATAATAATCAGTGCTCTTATGCACGCCCTGTGGAATTTTTTTCTCAAAAAATCATCTGATAAACATATATTCAATTATCAAATGCATATGATTAATTTAATACTTATGACCTTAACCTACCCAATAATATTTAGCAACTACCTATATTTTGACACAAAGCCCATCATGTATGGTTTTATGGCAGGCATATTCTTCTCTATGTACCATCTTTTTTTAAGTAAAAGTTATAAAACAGAAGATGTCTCCAAAGTATATCCCATAACCACCTCATCACCAATTTTTGTTTCAATTCTGGCGATGATATTTTTAAATGAAAAAATTTCCATTTTAGGCTTCATCGGTATAATAACAGTAATTTTAGGTATACTTATTCTCAACATGAACAATATTGGTAAAATAAAATTTACAAAGGGTGTTTACTATGCTCTACTGGCATCAACATCCTACTCTTTTGGTGCTGTTATAGAAAAATCTGGGGTAGGAAAAGGGAATATTTTTCTCTATATTTACTCCGTGACATTCTTTATGACATTATTTCTATTTATCTATTCAAAACATAACTCAAAAGGTCATATACAATTTGCATTAAAGAATATCAATCTACTTTTACCAGCAAGCATTGTTCTTTTTCTATCAGTTGTTACCTATAGGTTTGGTCTGGAAAGGGTCAATGTATCCTATGCCACTTCCATAAGACAGATAAACGCGCTTTTTGGGGTAATAGTAGGTATCTTATTTCTAAAAGAACCATTCGAAAAAAAGAGGATTGTGGGGGCACTGACTATTATACTGGGAATTATTTTCATCAAAAAAGGGATGTAA
- the zapE gene encoding AFG1/ZapE family ATPase: MIYNIKDISFEVSIEKCFENLRPHPKFSDCTFENYIPDDNYPSQHYIKETLMDKINRLNDYKNKPNTMKKSFFSFFNKKVDEGLPIKNIYIDGGYGVGKTHLLSACYNTADVKKAFMSFGDLNYFFVYWGVEKCIDEFSKLDLLLIDEFELDDPATTRMIAKFFSNINKNTLIITTSNTLPSDLGKFRFQADEFSRELGVIANTFKTIIVEGEDYRKKKHQVKRKVTDEHFYEFFKKDNSENKLLITIDELISTLIDNHPFKYFVIPEKVESIFIEGLEPFPHLNNALRFAHFIDSCYYYNTSIFIRTSYKPQDLFSNEMLESCFQKKLLRCLSRLGELSVFFDK, from the coding sequence ATGATCTATAATATAAAAGATATCTCATTTGAAGTATCGATAGAAAAATGTTTTGAAAATTTGAGACCGCACCCAAAATTTTCCGATTGCACTTTTGAAAACTATATTCCTGACGACAATTATCCTTCCCAACATTACATTAAAGAGACGCTGATGGATAAAATAAATAGATTGAATGATTATAAAAATAAACCTAATACAATGAAAAAAAGTTTTTTTAGTTTCTTTAATAAAAAAGTAGATGAAGGGTTGCCAATTAAAAATATCTACATAGATGGTGGTTACGGTGTAGGTAAAACACACCTTCTGTCAGCCTGTTATAATACAGCTGATGTCAAAAAAGCTTTCATGAGTTTTGGTGATCTAAACTATTTTTTTGTTTATTGGGGTGTGGAAAAATGTATCGATGAATTTTCAAAGCTGGATCTTCTGTTGATTGATGAGTTTGAACTGGATGACCCAGCCACCACAAGAATGATTGCCAAATTTTTTTCAAATATAAATAAAAACACCCTGATAATAACTACTTCTAATACATTACCTTCGGATCTTGGTAAATTCAGGTTCCAGGCGGATGAGTTTTCAAGAGAGCTTGGTGTAATTGCAAATACTTTTAAGACTATCATAGTGGAAGGGGAGGATTACAGAAAGAAAAAACATCAGGTGAAAAGAAAGGTAACGGATGAACACTTTTATGAATTTTTCAAAAAGGATAATTCAGAAAATAAGTTACTTATTACAATTGATGAGCTTATTTCTACGTTGATAGATAACCATCCATTTAAATATTTTGTCATTCCAGAGAAAGTAGAATCTATCTTTATTGAAGGTTTGGAGCCTTTTCCCCATCTCAATAATGCACTGCGTTTTGCCCATTTTATCGATAGTTGTTATTATTATAATACCAGTATATTCATAAGGACATCTTACAAACCACAAGATCTTTTTTCCAATGAGATGCTTGAATCATGTTTTCAAAAAAAATTGCTAAGGTGTCTATCAAGATTGGGTGAATTGTCTGTATTTTTCGATAAATAG
- a CDS encoding enoyl-CoA hydratase/isomerase family protein codes for MIDLDIHGELARITLKPEEKFNILSPVNIKKLTSTFKSIQNTQAKCILVFGKGGSFAVGANIKQMYEYDGYMAKGFSILGNKLFKLMNELPQIIIAEIDGFCMGGGVDFAASCDFRFATKRSKFAHPGAQLGIITGFGGTQRLPRLMKQNAISDLFLSGELFDADFMYKARFLNGIFDSYDELSKQTESIANKIISKNKLFLKELKHLKYRIC; via the coding sequence TTGATAGATTTGGACATTCATGGTGAATTAGCAAGAATAACACTAAAACCAGAAGAAAAATTCAACATATTAAGCCCTGTAAACATCAAAAAACTCACATCCACCTTTAAATCCATCCAAAACACTCAGGCAAAATGTATACTTGTCTTTGGAAAAGGTGGTTCTTTTGCCGTGGGTGCAAATATAAAACAGATGTATGAATATGATGGATATATGGCTAAAGGATTTTCTATTTTGGGGAATAAACTTTTCAAACTTATGAATGAATTACCCCAAATCATTATAGCTGAGATAGATGGCTTTTGTATGGGTGGCGGGGTTGACTTTGCCGCATCCTGTGATTTTAGATTTGCCACAAAAAGAAGTAAGTTTGCCCATCCCGGAGCCCAATTGGGAATAATTACCGGATTTGGCGGTACCCAGAGACTTCCAAGGTTGATGAAACAAAATGCCATTTCTGATCTATTTCTATCCGGGGAACTATTCGATGCAGATTTTATGTACAAAGCGAGGTTTTTAAATGGAATATTTGATAGCTATGATGAGCTTTCAAAACAGACAGAATCTATTGCAAACAAGATTATTTCCAAAAATAAACTTTTTTTAAAAGAACTAAAACACCTTAAATATAGGATTTGCTGA
- a CDS encoding citrate (Si)-synthase, producing the protein MSQLKQTLAKKIAEHSVRTQRLLKEFGNVVIDKVTISQAIGGMRDIKALVTDISYLDPFEGIRFRGKTIPETFEALPKAPGSKYPTVEAFWYFLLTGDIPTKEQVDEVLKEWKVRQVVPSYVWDAIRALPRDSHPMVMLSTGILTMQKDSKFAKFYSSGNFNKKVAWEYVYEDAYDLVARIPIIAAFIYNLKYRGDFQVAPDPSLDMGANFAHMIGQCKEYADVARMYFILHSDHESGNVSAHTTHLVHSALSDPYYAYSAGLNGLAGPLHGLANQEVLDWIIKFEEKYLKGAEPTKELIEKALWDTLNSGQVIPGYGHAVLRKTDPRYTAQRNFCLETPGLKDDPLFKVVSMIYEVAPDVLMKHGKAKNPWPNVDAQSGVIQWYYGVREWDFYTVLFGVGRALGCMANITWDRGLGYPIERPKSVTTDMLEQWAANPPQL; encoded by the coding sequence ATGTCTCAATTAAAGCAAACTTTGGCTAAAAAGATAGCCGAGCACAGTGTCAGAACTCAAAGGTTACTGAAGGAATTCGGTAACGTTGTAATCGACAAGGTTACTATCAGTCAGGCTATTGGTGGTATGAGAGATATCAAAGCTCTGGTTACCGATATTTCATATCTTGATCCTTTTGAAGGTATTAGATTCCGTGGTAAAACTATTCCTGAAACATTTGAAGCTCTTCCAAAAGCTCCTGGTTCTAAATATCCTACAGTTGAAGCTTTCTGGTATTTCCTTCTTACGGGAGATATCCCTACTAAAGAGCAAGTGGATGAGGTATTAAAAGAGTGGAAAGTTCGTCAGGTTGTTCCATCTTATGTGTGGGATGCAATTAGAGCTCTTCCAAGGGATAGCCATCCTATGGTAATGCTTTCTACTGGTATTCTTACTATGCAGAAAGATTCTAAATTTGCAAAATTCTATAGCTCCGGTAACTTCAATAAAAAGGTTGCCTGGGAATATGTATATGAAGATGCTTATGATCTTGTGGCTCGTATTCCAATAATTGCAGCTTTCATCTATAACCTTAAGTATAGAGGTGATTTCCAGGTTGCACCAGATCCATCACTTGATATGGGTGCAAACTTTGCTCATATGATTGGCCAGTGCAAAGAGTATGCAGACGTTGCAAGGATGTATTTTATTCTTCATTCTGACCATGAATCTGGTAACGTTTCCGCCCACACTACTCACCTTGTTCATTCTGCTCTTTCTGACCCATACTATGCTTACTCTGCTGGTCTTAACGGTCTTGCAGGTCCTCTTCACGGTCTTGCTAACCAGGAAGTTCTTGATTGGATTATCAAGTTTGAAGAGAAGTATTTGAAAGGTGCTGAACCTACAAAAGAGCTTATTGAAAAAGCTCTTTGGGATACACTTAACTCTGGTCAGGTTATCCCAGGTTATGGTCACGCTGTTCTTCGTAAGACTGACCCAAGATATACAGCTCAAAGGAATTTCTGTCTTGAAACTCCTGGACTTAAAGATGACCCACTATTTAAAGTTGTATCTATGATTTATGAAGTTGCACCAGATGTATTGATGAAACATGGTAAAGCTAAAAACCCATGGCCAAACGTTGATGCACAATCAGGTGTTATTCAGTGGTACTATGGTGTTAGAGAGTGGGATTTCTACACTGTACTCTTTGGTGTTGGTAGAGCTCTCGGATGTATGGCTAACATTACCTGGGATAGAGGTCTTGGTTATCCAATTGAAAGACCAAAATCTGTTACTACTGATATGCTTGAGCAGTGGGCAGCTAATCCACCACAACTGTAA
- a CDS encoding inositol monophosphatase family protein has protein sequence MLETIINITLTAGKILSEGYFTPIKVDFKNTIDLVTEYDKKIERYLIDELKKNFPDKKIVSEEYNTDASYDDRGSFFIDPIDGTTNFVHRFPFCAVSVGYISKNTRCGVVYNPILDELFFAETGKGAFCNQTEIRVSSESELINTLIATGFPYSIVNTDKRFLMEMLGAVLKNSRGIRRAGSASLDLCYVAKGVFGGYYESSLKPWDVAAGVVILEEAGGKVSGRFGEVFDLWSDFIVATNGHIHNKLLRVLNG, from the coding sequence ATGTTAGAAACAATAATTAATATAACATTGACTGCTGGTAAGATACTTTCAGAGGGTTATTTTACCCCTATTAAAGTTGATTTTAAAAATACAATTGATCTTGTTACAGAATATGATAAAAAAATAGAACGTTATCTTATTGATGAGTTGAAAAAAAACTTTCCTGATAAAAAAATTGTGTCAGAAGAATATAATACTGATGCTAGTTACGATGATAGGGGAAGTTTTTTTATAGATCCGATAGATGGTACGACAAATTTTGTTCATAGATTTCCATTCTGTGCTGTTTCTGTAGGGTATATTTCTAAAAATACAAGATGTGGTGTTGTGTATAATCCTATACTGGATGAGCTTTTTTTTGCAGAAACAGGTAAAGGTGCTTTTTGCAATCAAACTGAGATAAGGGTAAGCTCTGAAAGTGAATTAATCAATACTCTTATTGCCACTGGTTTCCCATATTCAATTGTGAATACTGATAAAAGGTTTCTGATGGAAATGCTTGGTGCTGTATTGAAAAATTCAAGGGGTATAAGAAGGGCTGGTTCTGCTTCGCTTGATCTTTGTTATGTGGCAAAAGGGGTTTTTGGTGGTTATTACGAATCAAGTCTGAAGCCATGGGATGTTGCTGCTGGGGTAGTTATTCTGGAAGAGGCTGGGGGTAAGGTTTCCGGAAGGTTTGGTGAAGTATTTGACCTCTGGTCAGATTTTATAGTTGCCACAAATGGTCATATACACAATAAGCTTTTAAGGGTGTTAAATGGTTAG